Proteins from a single region of Hordeum vulgare subsp. vulgare chromosome 6H, MorexV3_pseudomolecules_assembly, whole genome shotgun sequence:
- the LOC123404512 gene encoding protein NRT1/ PTR FAMILY 8.3-like isoform X2: MKKHSIQVPSPRPYVVLDAGEDRDRERGFAVRAPLLRQLTYRSSPSFKRSKSSLTSPSLAASPSFSASPSFSYLASPRPRVLPSPRINENEALLAISSPTIEEEATSLPPLLDDHNRPSSKAPFVVLGFECLESTAFNGISTNLVVYLETVLHGSNLGSASSVTTWIGTSYLTPIFGAIVADTYWGNYNTILVSLAFYLLGMILVTSSAFLPPVAAVGAATGFFSTKTLAFVGLYLVAIGSGGVRSSLLPFGAEQFDDTVVADREGKAAFFSLFYLCVDFGPIVSGLLIVYIQQNVSWALGFGIATACIAAAYAAFLLATPMYKRTMPTGSPLKSLCQVVVAACRKVSLCPPADAGLLHEASDKDDESQPRIAHTGEFRFFDKAAIYSELDLAERIDGGEPGSSWKLCTVTQVEELKILLRLLPVWTTSIIVSVAYSQMNTTFIQQGSAMDINVLSLSIPAASLGSFEVLCVLTWVLLYGRVIVPALSRFSSRSGGGEPSQLQRMGAGRVLMAISMAFAAVVETSRLGSAARGEQISIAWQLPQYFFLAGGEVFCYIAQLEFFYNEAPDTMKSMCTSLALLTIALGSYLSSFIYAVIALLTATADSPGWIADDLNEGHLDYFFWIMAAISIINFFVYSAFARNYKLKTVLS; encoded by the exons ATGAAGAAGCACAGCATCCAAGTGCCGTCGCCGCGGCCGTACGTCGTCCTCGACGCCGGCGAGGACCGGGACCGGGAGCGCGGCTTCGCCGTGCGCGCGCCCCTCCTGCGCCAg CTCACCTACCGTTCGTCTCCATCGTTCAAGAGATCCAAGAGCAGCCTCACCTCCCCCTCCTTAGCGGCGTCGCCCTCCTTCTCGGCGTCCCCTTCCTTCTCCTACTTGGCGTCCCCCAGGCCCAGGGTCCTGCCTTCTCCGAGGATCAATGAAAACGAGGCCCTGCTCGCCATCTCCTCGCCGACGATCGAAGAGGAGGCCACCTCGCTACCGCCCCTTCTCGACGACCACAACAGACCCAGCAGCAAGGCGCCATTCGTAGTGCTAG ggTTCGAGTGCCTGGAGAGCACGGCGTTCAACGGCATCTCGACGAACCTGGTGGTGTACCTGGAGACGGTGCTGCATGGGAGCAACCTGGGCAGCGCCTCCAGCGTCACCACCTGGATCGGCACCAGCTACCTGACGCCCATCTTCGGCGCCATAGTCGCCGACACCTACTGGGGCAACTACAACACCATCCTCGTCTCGCTCGCCTTCTACCTCCTCGGCATGATCCTCGTCACCTCCTCGGCATTCCTGCCCCCGGTCGCCGCCGTTGGAGCGGCCACCGGTTTCTTCAGCACTAAGACGCTGGCGTTCGTGGGGCTCTATCTGGTGGCCATCGGGAGCGGCGGGGTCCGGTCCTCGCTGCTGCCGTTCGGCGCAGAGCAGTTTGATGACACGGTGGTGGCTGACCGGGAGGGCAAGGCGGCCTTCTTCAGCCTCTTCTACCTCTGCGTCGACTTCGGGCCCATCGTCTCCGGCCTGCTCATCGTCTACATCCAGCAGAACGTCAGCTGGGCGCTCGGGTTCGGGATCGCCACCGCCTGCATCGCCGCCGCCTACGCCGCCTTCCTGCTCGCCACGCCCATGTACAAGCGCACCATGCCCACCGGCTCGCCGCTCAAGAGCCTCTGCCAGGTCGTCGTCGCCGCATGCAGGAAGGTCAGCCTCTGCCCGCCCGCCGACGCCGGcctgctccacgaggccagcgacAAGGACGACGAGTCCCAGCCCAGGATCGCGCACACCGGCGAGTTCAGGTTCTTCGACAAGGCGGCCATCTACTCGGAGCTGGACCTGGCCGAGAGGATCGACGGCGGGGAGCCGGGCTCGTCGTGGAAGCTCTGCACGGTCACGCAGGTCGAGGAGCTCAAGATCCTCCTCCGGCTCCTGCCGGTCTGGACGACCAGCATCATCGTCTCCGTGGCATACTCCCAGATGAACACCACCTTCATCCAACAGGGCAGCGCCATGGACATCAACGTCCTGTCCCTGTCCATCCCGGCGGCGTCGCTGGGGTCCTTCGAGGTGCTCTGCGTGCTCACCTGGGTGCTCCTCTACGGCAGGGTCATCGTGCCGGCGCTGAGCAGGTTCTCCTCGCGATCGGGCGGCGGGGAGCCGTCGCAGCTGCAGCGGATGGGCGCCGGGCGCGTCCTGATGGCGATCTCCATGGCGTTCGCGGCGGTGGTGGAGACGAGCCGGCTCGGCAGCGCGGCGCGCGGCGAGCAGATCAGCATCGCGTGGCAGCTGCCGCAGTACTTCTTCCTGGCCGGCGGGGAGGTCTTCTGCTACATCGCGCAGCTGGAGTTCTTCTACAACGAGGCGCCAGACACCATGAAGAGCATGTGCACCTCGCTGGCGCTGCTGACCATCGCGCTGGGAAGCTACCTGAGCTCCTTCATATACGCCGTGATCGCGCTGCTCACGGCGACGGCCGACAGCCCGGGGTGGATCGCCGACGACCTCAACGAGGGGCACCTCGACTACTTCTTCTGGATCATGGCCGCCATCTCCATCATCAACTTCTTCGTGTACAGCGCGTTCGCCAGGAACTACAAGCTCAAGACGGTCCTCTCGTGA
- the LOC123404940 gene encoding auxin-responsive protein SAUR71-like codes for MAAWRREETAEAYYLAADGGKKVPKGYLPLALVGEDGDGDERVVVRIGALKEPCMAALLEMAAQQFGYGQPGVLRIPCDSRQFQRMVSAMCSKCKAT; via the coding sequence ATGGCCGCCTGGAGAAGGGAGGAGACGGCCGAAGCATACTACCTCGCCGCCGACGGAGGAAAGAAGGTGCCCAAGGGGTACCTCCCGCTGGCGCTGGTGGGCGAGGATGGGGACGGCGACGAGCGGGTGGTGGTGCGCATCGGGGCGCTCAAGGAGCCGTGCATGGCGGCGCTGCTGGAGATGGCCGCGCAGCAGTTCGGCTACGGCCAGCCCGGCGTCCTCAGGATCCCCTGCGATAGCCGGCAGTTCCAACGGATGGTCAGCGCCATGTGCAGCAAGTGCAAAGCCACGTAG
- the LOC123404512 gene encoding protein NRT1/ PTR FAMILY 8.3-like isoform X1, protein MQRATMKKHTIQVPSPRPYILLDAGEDLEQGVAVRAPLLRQLTYRSSPSFKRSKSSLTSPSLAASPSFSASPSFSYLASPRPRVLPSPRINENEALLAISSPTIEEEATSLPPLLDDHNRPSSKAPFVVLGFECLESTAFNGISTNLVVYLETVLHGSNLGSASSVTTWIGTSYLTPIFGAIVADTYWGNYNTILVSLAFYLLGMILVTSSAFLPPVAAVGAATGFFSTKTLAFVGLYLVAIGSGGVRSSLLPFGAEQFDDTVVADREGKAAFFSLFYLCVDFGPIVSGLLIVYIQQNVSWALGFGIATACIAAAYAAFLLATPMYKRTMPTGSPLKSLCQVVVAACRKVSLCPPADAGLLHEASDKDDESQPRIAHTGEFRFFDKAAIYSELDLAERIDGGEPGSSWKLCTVTQVEELKILLRLLPVWTTSIIVSVAYSQMNTTFIQQGSAMDINVLSLSIPAASLGSFEVLCVLTWVLLYGRVIVPALSRFSSRSGGGEPSQLQRMGAGRVLMAISMAFAAVVETSRLGSAARGEQISIAWQLPQYFFLAGGEVFCYIAQLEFFYNEAPDTMKSMCTSLALLTIALGSYLSSFIYAVIALLTATADSPGWIADDLNEGHLDYFFWIMAAISIINFFVYSAFARNYKLKTVLS, encoded by the exons CTCACCTACCGTTCGTCTCCATCGTTCAAGAGATCCAAGAGCAGCCTCACCTCCCCCTCCTTAGCGGCGTCGCCCTCCTTCTCGGCGTCCCCTTCCTTCTCCTACTTGGCGTCCCCCAGGCCCAGGGTCCTGCCTTCTCCGAGGATCAATGAAAACGAGGCCCTGCTCGCCATCTCCTCGCCGACGATCGAAGAGGAGGCCACCTCGCTACCGCCCCTTCTCGACGACCACAACAGACCCAGCAGCAAGGCGCCATTCGTAGTGCTAG ggTTCGAGTGCCTGGAGAGCACGGCGTTCAACGGCATCTCGACGAACCTGGTGGTGTACCTGGAGACGGTGCTGCATGGGAGCAACCTGGGCAGCGCCTCCAGCGTCACCACCTGGATCGGCACCAGCTACCTGACGCCCATCTTCGGCGCCATAGTCGCCGACACCTACTGGGGCAACTACAACACCATCCTCGTCTCGCTCGCCTTCTACCTCCTCGGCATGATCCTCGTCACCTCCTCGGCATTCCTGCCCCCGGTCGCCGCCGTTGGAGCGGCCACCGGTTTCTTCAGCACTAAGACGCTGGCGTTCGTGGGGCTCTATCTGGTGGCCATCGGGAGCGGCGGGGTCCGGTCCTCGCTGCTGCCGTTCGGCGCAGAGCAGTTTGATGACACGGTGGTGGCTGACCGGGAGGGCAAGGCGGCCTTCTTCAGCCTCTTCTACCTCTGCGTCGACTTCGGGCCCATCGTCTCCGGCCTGCTCATCGTCTACATCCAGCAGAACGTCAGCTGGGCGCTCGGGTTCGGGATCGCCACCGCCTGCATCGCCGCCGCCTACGCCGCCTTCCTGCTCGCCACGCCCATGTACAAGCGCACCATGCCCACCGGCTCGCCGCTCAAGAGCCTCTGCCAGGTCGTCGTCGCCGCATGCAGGAAGGTCAGCCTCTGCCCGCCCGCCGACGCCGGcctgctccacgaggccagcgacAAGGACGACGAGTCCCAGCCCAGGATCGCGCACACCGGCGAGTTCAGGTTCTTCGACAAGGCGGCCATCTACTCGGAGCTGGACCTGGCCGAGAGGATCGACGGCGGGGAGCCGGGCTCGTCGTGGAAGCTCTGCACGGTCACGCAGGTCGAGGAGCTCAAGATCCTCCTCCGGCTCCTGCCGGTCTGGACGACCAGCATCATCGTCTCCGTGGCATACTCCCAGATGAACACCACCTTCATCCAACAGGGCAGCGCCATGGACATCAACGTCCTGTCCCTGTCCATCCCGGCGGCGTCGCTGGGGTCCTTCGAGGTGCTCTGCGTGCTCACCTGGGTGCTCCTCTACGGCAGGGTCATCGTGCCGGCGCTGAGCAGGTTCTCCTCGCGATCGGGCGGCGGGGAGCCGTCGCAGCTGCAGCGGATGGGCGCCGGGCGCGTCCTGATGGCGATCTCCATGGCGTTCGCGGCGGTGGTGGAGACGAGCCGGCTCGGCAGCGCGGCGCGCGGCGAGCAGATCAGCATCGCGTGGCAGCTGCCGCAGTACTTCTTCCTGGCCGGCGGGGAGGTCTTCTGCTACATCGCGCAGCTGGAGTTCTTCTACAACGAGGCGCCAGACACCATGAAGAGCATGTGCACCTCGCTGGCGCTGCTGACCATCGCGCTGGGAAGCTACCTGAGCTCCTTCATATACGCCGTGATCGCGCTGCTCACGGCGACGGCCGACAGCCCGGGGTGGATCGCCGACGACCTCAACGAGGGGCACCTCGACTACTTCTTCTGGATCATGGCCGCCATCTCCATCATCAACTTCTTCGTGTACAGCGCGTTCGCCAGGAACTACAAGCTCAAGACGGTCCTCTCGTGA